The DNA sequence GGCCGTCCGGTAACCCTCTTTTTGTAAAACGCCGGGCAAGGTCAGCCATTTGGAATCGACGACGAAATCTCCGCCCGTGCAATTGCGCTGCGAACAGGCGTCATGCGGATAACGCGAGAGCAGCATGGCCGACACCGATGGCCGCGTCCAGGGAGAGGCGCTGAAAAAATTCGTGAAGAGAATGCCGCGCGCGGCGAGGCGATCGATCGCGGGCGTGGTCGGGCGATGGTAGCCGTAACAGCCCAGATGGTCGGCGCGCAGGGTATCGATGGTGATCCAAAGCACGTTGAATTTTTTCGGCGGATTTTGGCGGTCGCGCCGGGTGCCGATCTGGAGGTCCGCCCAAACCGGAACGCCGTCGAAGGGCGACGGCGGATTCGGTTGCCGGTGCGCCGCCAGGGTTGTTTCCAACACGAAATCCACGAGCTGGCCGGCGTATTGATCCAACGGGAGCACCGCGGAGGTCCACTGCGGTTCGGTGGTCGCGGCGCCGATCGTCTGTTGAAAGGCCAACTGCATGTTTTCGTTGTCGCGCAAGTAAATGGAAAAGGTGATTTCATTGGTGCTGCGCGTCCAATCCCGGCCGACGATACCGAGCGAGAAGCGGGCTTCGGCGCTCGGAGGAATCTTCGTGGAAAACGATATTTCGGAAGGCGGCGTCGCGGCGAGCCCCTCGCGGACCTCGGAGCCGAGTTGAAAAGTCCGGCGGTTGGTTTGATCGCCTTGTCGAGCCAGCACATCGTTCAGGGTGAGGGCGCGCCCTTCGACCAGAATCGGCGCCGATGAAGGTTCCAAGGCCGGCGCGGTTGTTGTGGAACAGCCGACTAATTCAGGCAGGATGAGCAGGAAAATAATTAGCCAGAAAAATATGGATGGGCGATTGGGCATCAAGTCCATCGGTCCCTCGTCGAGCCCTTTGCCTGGCGGATGCCGGAATGCTCGACCAATTTGCTCCCCAATCACTCGTCGATAATCCATAGCACAATTTGTTAAGAAATTGGAAATAAAAATTGTATCGGTTTGTCACTGGCACCCGATGTCAAAATGCATTGAGTCTTCATGATCTGGCACGCGTAATTGCCGGCTGAAAAACCAGTCGAAGATCGGAGGCCCGACGTCTGGAAAAAAGAACGGCGGCCGGGAAAGCGATCCCGGCCGCCGTTCAAGAAGCGCTTTTTTCTCAACAACCGCAGCCGGTGTCTTCCCATTCGTCCTTTTCGGCGGCGGCCGGCGCCGGCGTCGGCGAAACGGCGTCGTCGTTGTCGTCATTGTCATCGTCGTCGCCGGGCGTGTCGTCGTCGGGAGTGGCGTCGTCGTTGTCGTCATCGTCGTCGTCATCCGCCGGGCCGTCCTCGGGCGTCGCCAGATTCGAGATGTAGGAAACGAGGTTGGCGTCGTCGTAGGAACGCATCGCGAAGACGGCGGCGTCCGGCACCTCGACCTGGTAACTGACTTCTTCCCCGCCCTGAATCGGGGTCGGCGGCGTAATCGCGGTCGCGGCCGCCCAGACCTCCGGATCGCGCAAATCGGCGTCGGCCGACGCGCTGTAACGGATGTCGTAGGAAGCCGCGGTGCCGCAGTCCTCGTCGTCGCCCGGCGCGGTGAAACGAATTTCGAAGATGGCCGGATCGCCGGTTTTGTAGACCTTCAAATCGCGCACGAGCCGCGGCGGCACCGCGTCCAGGCCGTACAGGCCGCTGTTGTACGGGTCGTGATGGAAGCGCGGCCATTCGGCGTTCGACCGGTTGCCTTCGCAGGAGTTGCCCGCCGTCCGCCAGGCCCAGAAATTGCCTTCCTGGGTGACGGCCACGGTTTCCAGGGTCCGATCGCCGTCGAGGTCGCCGACCGTCACGCTGCTGGTCAGCCAGTTCTGGGTGAACTTCGGCCAGCCGGTCGGCTCGTCGAGATTCATGTCGTTGGCGTGAATGAGATAGCCGCCGGAACCGGCCATCAATTCTTTCAAACCGTCGTTGTTGAGGTCGGCGAGGACCGGGTTGACGAAGAAGTTGATGTCCTCGAAGTTTTTCCGCCAGGCGGGTTTCTTGAGGTTGTCCATCCGCCAGCCGACGATGTTGAACGCCGCCAGCCGGAAACCGTTTTCGGTCTTCTGAATGAAGCCGGCCGTGGGGAAGAAATACCAGAGGTCGTCGGAGTCGTCGAAACGGGCGAAAGTGCCGTTCGCCGTGACGCCCAGGTTGAGATCCGACCAAAGGTGTTGCACCCGCGTTTCGCCGCCGTCCCAGTGGATGAGTTGCGGCAGCCAGAAGAAGCTGCCGACACCGACGATCAATTCGCCGTTGTAACGAACCGCCGCGGGGCTGGAGGTCATGCCGATCGTCAGCGGCGGGATCGGCAGTTCGCCGCCGAGGGGCATCATCACCACCGCCGGCCAACCCGGCAGGAAGGGCCCGTTTTCGTTTTCGGTGCCGTTCCAATAAATCGCATAGACGCGGCCGGTCGCGGAGCCACTGCCCTCGCAAACCTCGGAGGTCGGCACGATCACGGCCGGGTGGGTGGAGATGTTCAAATCGGTGTGGTTGGGATCGAGAATGCCCACCACGGGGGTGCCCAGCACTTGCGCCGGCATGGTCGTGTCGCAGATTTTTTCGGGCGGCACCAGGTTGTGCGCGGCGTCTGAATACAGCGGGACGGGCCACCCGGGAACGGAGTCGGCTTTACCGTCGCTGTTTTCGTCCACGACTTTCCAGGCGTAAGCGTGCTGATCGTATGAGGCGGCGATGATCTCCAACATGCCGTCCAGGTCCAGATCGGCCAGCACCGGCGAGGCGAGGAAGGCGTTGCCGTGCCCGAAGGAGAGCGGCGTTTCGTTGTCCGGCTCCATCGCCGACACCGGGAAGCCGGCGACGAACGGGCCGCCGGAATGGTTGTCGCCGTCCGGATGAACCAAATAAACCAACCCCTGATTGGTCGCCACCGCGATGTACGGAATGCCATCGCCGAAAACCTGGCCGACCGCCGTCGAGGCGATGACGGAATCCTCGTAGGAGCGGAAAGCGGGCAACTCGACCGGGAAGCCGGGCGCTTCCTCGAAGGATTTGGTTTCCGCGACGTATTTGAACACTTCGACCGAGGGCAGGGCGGTCGCGAAAACGATTTCCAGCGCGCCGTCCGGGTCGCCGTCCAGGTCGTAGAAGATCGGGCTGGAAACGCCGGAGGCGCCGATAAATTTGGGGAACTCGGGCAACAAGCCGGTATCGGGATCATCGTCGGAATGCCAGGCGATGGCCTTGCGGATTTCGCCTTTCACCGGATCGCCGACGTCCGGCGTCCACCAGGCTTGCAGGCGCAGGGTGATGGTGAAATCGTTCGAGCCCTGCGGTTGACGATGCAGCCAGGTGTCGTCGACGAAGTCGGCGATGTTGATGGTCGAGAGGACGCCCGAGAACCGGTCGATCCCGCTGCCGCTGTCGACTTGCACGAACTCGTCGTCGTTCGGTTCCACGCCGAATCCCAACTGCAACACCCATTGGTAGGCGCGGCCGCGCGCGTAGATCTCGGCCTCGACGTCCATGGTCGGGTCTTTCGCGGGGTCGATCGTCGTCCACCAACGCGGCGCGGTGATGCGCAGGTCGGGCGGAATTCGTTCCGGAATACCGAACAACGGGTCACCCAACGCCAGCATGGCTTTGTAGGCATTGATACGGCCGTAGCCGAAATTCTGTTCCCAGCCCTCTTTGCAGCCTTGGAGGTTGAAGGCCAGGCAGGAATCCTTGATGTCGTCGGCCGTCATGTTGATGAGCTGGCGCACTTCGCCCGGCGTCAGGCGACCGAGCCCCTGGTTGCGCGCGTAGGACATCAGCAGGCCGGCGATGCCGCCGGTGTTGCTGGTCGCTTCCGACGAGCAGGCGCCGGTGACGCCCGTTGCTTCGGTGTGGGCGCCGTAGTTGGTGCAGTAGCTTTCGACGAACGCCAGGTTCGACAGATCGATCGGACCGAATTCCACCGGCGGCAGCGGCATGATCGCCTTGATCGAATAAACGTCCTCGCCGGCGGCCGGGTAGACGTGGTGGAAGCCGAGTTCATCGCCGGAGGCGGCGACCAGGAAGATGCCGGACTCGTAAGCGGCGGAATAGGCTTGTTCGCATTCGTAGCTGTAGTCGGCGACGCCCGTGGCCATGATGATGACGTCGGCGCCGAGGGACACGGCGTATTCCATGCCTTTCGTCAGCAGGTTGAACTCGGTCATGATCGCCTCGCCCGTGCGAACGACCACCACCGAGCAGTTGGGGCAAAAGCCGGGTTTCTCGCCGATGCCGTTGTCGGCGATCGCGACCGCGTCTTCCATGCGCATGTGGCCGTGCGTGCCCTCGGGAAAGCTGCTGACGCCCAGCGGCGTGTTGACGTTGCGGAAAAAGTCCCACCCGCTGATGTCGTCGACGTAGCCGTTGTCGTCGTTGTCCACGAGGTCGGAAAATTCCTCGAAAACGTCTTCCAGATCCAACCGGCCGTTGCCGTTGCCGTCGCTGAGTTGGCCGTCGTAGGCGTAATCGGCGGGGCTGAAGCGCCCGTCGCCGTTGCAGTCCCAGTTGTCGCAGATCGCGCTGCCCCGGGTCGGGGCGGGAACTTCGCCGCGGTTGATCCACGTGCGTTCGCTGAGTTCCGCGTTATCCAGCGAATTGGTGCCGTCGTCGATGACCGCGATCAGCACGGCGGGATCGCCGGTGTGCAGCTTCCAGGCCTCGGTGCCAGACATGCCGGGGATGCGGTTGATGTCTGTCGGATCGGTGGACTCGGGGTCGATCGGGTTGAAGCCCAAGAGCACGTTGGAGTTGACGTACAAGGAGACGGGAAACCCGGGGCCGACCGGAACTTCCGGACGCTGCAGATCATTGGGAATATTGGCGACGAACACGCCCAGCGTCGGCAGCGTGCCGACAAACGAGTTGCCGAACAGATCGGACAGCCCCGCGTCGACCGTCACCTGCAGGCGTTCGCCCCAGGGAAAAACGCCGTCGAGCGGCGTGAAGACCAGGGTGTCGTCGGCGACGGTCGTCGTTTGCAACGTCAGTTCGCCGTCCAGGTATTCCTCGGTTTTAAAATCGTAGATCAACAGGGACTCTTCGGTGACCGTTCCGGAATCCAAGGATTGATCGAAAACCAACACCAACGGTTCGTCGGTGAAGACTTGAAAACGGTCATAATGAGGCTGCATCGAAACCAGATCGAAGGCCGATGCCGATAGCGGGAGGAAAATGATGAAACAAGCGATCGCGACCAACGAGAGAACAGGTTGAGCCCATTTCATTTCGTTACTACCTCTGAAGCTTGGAAAGATCTTCCCCAATATCCCAGCGGGCTAAATTACCCATCCCTCGTGATTTGCGCAAGGCCAAAAAGAGCAAAGTTCTTGTTTCACCGGCGACAAATTCTTGAAATGCAAAGGGAAACATGATTCGGCCAACGGCCTTTTTGAACGCAGGTTGAAGCGAATGCCGCAACGCGGGATCGAGGCGAATCGTAAGGCGGGAAATGTAGTGAAATTGGTTCCGATAATCGGGCCGAATCTTGGAGTAATGAAAATTTCTTTGATTGTTATCGACTTGTTAGGAGGTCGCGGTGCGAATATTTCAAGTCAATTCCACAGTTTTTTACGGCTTCGGTTGACAAACGAGGGATTGCCCTTCTATAAAGTTAGCGCTATTTAACGCGCGGAAGAATCTGGCCGCTGGCGATGATTCGTGTTCCGTGAACGTTGATTTGCTTCCGTTCGTGCTTATGCGCCCAAGCGAAGTTGATACCGATAAAACGCACACTCAAGCTTTGGGCGACAGCCGTTGATCGCGCGGCGCGTTCCCGATGGCATGGCGCGCTCACACATCGTACTTCAAGGGGGTCGAGCATGTTCTCCCGGTTAATGCCCAAAAATATCGACTTCTTCGATCTGTTCGATCGTCACGCCGATACCGTTCTCGAAGCCGCGACTACCATGAAAGCCATCCTCGAGAATCTGCAAGGCCAAGAAACCGGCCAGTCGCTCGATCGCGTTTCCGAGTTGGAACACGAATGCGACGCCATCGCCCACATGGCCGTCGATCTGCTGCGGCGCAGCTTCATCACGCCCTTCGAACGCGAGGAAATCCGCGAACTGCTCTCGACCATGGACGATATCGTCGATTACATCGAGGCCACCGCGCACCGCCTGGTGCTGTACGAAATCAAGGAAGTTCCCCCGCAAACCTGCGAATTGTGCGACGTGCTGGTCAAAACCCAGGAAGAGGTCGTGCAACTGGTGCACCTGCTGCGGCAGACCAAAGCGAAGAAAAACCTCGATTTCCAACAGCATTGCAAGGAAATCAACCGGCTGGAAAACGAGGGCGATCGCCTGCATCGCTCCGGTATCGCCGCGCTCTTCCGCGACGGCCTCGACGCGCTGACCGTGATCAAGCTCAAGGAAGTGTACGAGATGCTGGAGTCGGCGATCGACAGTTGCGAGGACGTGGCTCAGGTCATCGAAGGGATCATCATCGAACACGTCGGCTGAAAGCCGCCGGCTACAACCGCAGTTTCAGAATATTGCGCCAATCCTCTTGTTCGAGGCGGACCGGATTGTTTTTGTTGTCGGCCGCCGCCACGATTTTCTCAAAATCCGTTTCCTCGATACCGAAGGCCCCGAGCCTGGGAATTTGCAACTCATCGATCCAGTCGTTCAATTGCCCGATCAGAAAATCGCAGCCCTGGTGAATGTCCTCCGGTTCGCGGCCGCTTAAAAGGTGTCCGGCCATGGCGTATTTCGCCAGGGCGGTCTTGTCGCCGGCTTCGCGATGCAGCAGCGCGTGAATGTTGACGCCGGTCGCGGCGCCCAGCAGGGTGCCGCAGGCGACGCCGTGCGGAATGGCGAAAAAACCGCCCAACGGGCCGGCCAGGCCATGGATTACCCCGAGGCCCGCGTTGGCCAGGGTCAGGCCGGAAAGCAGCGCCGCATAGGCCAGCGCGCCGCGCATCGCCACGTTGGTCGCGCCTTCGCCGCACACCGCGGGGAAGCTTTCCTTGAAGTGCAACAGGCCGCTGAAGGTCAAGGCGTCGGTCAGCGGGCTGGCTTTGGTCGAAACGTACGCCTCCAACAATTGCGTCAAAGCGTCGAGCCCGCAGGCAGCGGTCAGATCGGGCGGACAGCTCACCATCAATTCCGGATCGA is a window from the Myxococcales bacterium genome containing:
- a CDS encoding sulfatase-like hydrolase/transferase; this translates as MEPSSAPILVEGRALTLNDVLARQGDQTNRRTFQLGSEVREGLAATPPSEISFSTKIPPSAEARFSLGIVGRDWTRSTNEITFSIYLRDNENMQLAFQQTIGAATTEPQWTSAVLPLDQYAGQLVDFVLETTLAAHRQPNPPSPFDGVPVWADLQIGTRRDRQNPPKKFNVLWITIDTLRADHLGCYGYHRPTTPAIDRLAARGILFTNFFSASPWTRPSVSAMLLSRYPHDACSQRNCTGGDFVVDSKWLTLPGVLQKEGYRTAAFVNNVQLGADYGLNHGFDRFLQVDSDDTLLDSLHAWLTEPAIDQMCSSRSLSPPSSVMACFSSRSEQSSAVSLP
- a CDS encoding DUF47 domain-containing protein — translated: MFSRLMPKNIDFFDLFDRHADTVLEAATTMKAILENLQGQETGQSLDRVSELEHECDAIAHMAVDLLRRSFITPFEREEIRELLSTMDDIVDYIEATAHRLVLYEIKEVPPQTCELCDVLVKTQEEVVQLVHLLRQTKAKKNLDFQQHCKEINRLENEGDRLHRSGIAALFRDGLDALTVIKLKEVYEMLESAIDSCEDVAQVIEGIIIEHVG
- a CDS encoding iron-containing alcohol dehydrogenase, with product MTQDATQNFVFARGPRILFGPGSFQQLPDLLRQYGRRVLFVTGRASYRQGERWDRLLEALAARQMEAVRVEVQGEPSPQLVDEAVAHYRSGGFEVVAAIGGGGTLDAGKAIAAMLTVDGATEEYLEEIGSRAHPGTRLPLVAIPTTAGTGSEATKNAVLSRIGPQGYKRSLRHDNFVPDLALIDPELMVSCPPDLTAACGLDALTQLLEAYVSTKASPLTDALTFSGLLHFKESFPAVCGEGATNVAMRGALAYAALLSGLTLANAGLGVIHGLAGPLGGFFAIPHGVACGTLLGAATGVNIHALLHREAGDKTALAKYAMAGHLLSGREPEDIHQGCDFLIGQLNDWIDELQIPRLGAFGIEETDFEKIVAAADNKNNPVRLEQEDWRNILKLRL